AAGTTTTGGGCGATATTTCAAtgtagttgtagtagtagctacatcagtgaaattttcaaaatatactGCTAGTTGTATTCACTTACTGGATTGAACGTGATGATTTAGGTAGTTGGACGTCACGCGAAATGCGTCATTTTCAACGCCGGAAGCTGCTAAAGCTCCGCTAGTGGCGAGGTACTCTGTGCAGGCATCACGGTCGAGGCCCATTTCTTGTAGCATTCTCAGTTGGTCGTCTGTTAAAACGGTAcatcaaaaatatatatattttatattcgAGCCGAGATTCTCAACGGCAACGATCCAGTTATCGATTGGGAATGTTTGATCtattaaaaaactaacaacaacattccCGGCGTAGGACATGGCAATCAGACCGCGAAAAGTTTTGCAATTCAATTcgtgcgtgaaaataaaagaaaaatatgtttgcGCgccttgttttattattaaattgatGTAAAACAACTGCTCAATTTAACGTATTCGGTAgtctaaaacaaaatgtcggagaaataattttagatgtacaaaaggaaagaagaagcaatCCTTTGTTTAAAATATATCTGATGGATCTCTCTAGTGCTTAGGATTGATCTCATATTTAGATAAATAAgcttaactttctttttttccattctttcGAGAGAACGGAAGAGGTCCGCGTTCCCCCTGGAGATGAAAAGATATCGGTGCATAGAAATTCCAATAGAAGTTATATCAAGTCTTAGATATATGCATTTTCTCCGGACTGTGCGTAGTCCGCCCAGTGGCCATATAACAAGAAACTGGTTGCTAATggaggcttgttttgttttttcttttccccccagaGATAGGAAACCCCcccgaaaataaaagggaagaagaaaaaggatttatttCTTTACTCTGAAGATCGACGCAAAGATGCCAGATGCCACCGTGGAGCGGGATCAAGTAGAACAAAGAATCGGGACGACGGCGGGTGCTGCCGGCCCGCTTTTTACGACGGTGCGTTCCGTTCGACGTCGCGTGCCTCCTATTACGCCTCGAGAGGATCCGGGACTTGTTGAACGCTCCGTCTTCCGGATGACTAAATCCGCTCCATCTTTGctgaaataatgaaagaaaaaaggaaaaagaaattttcgtgAAAGAGCCTTGCTGATGGACTCACGCAGCCATTGATTGATCAATTTTCTGCAGTTGCTCATCGATCTTTTCTGCCGACTGCCAAGAGTCTCTCGAGTTGTTGTTTATACCGTTGCTGGGTGGTGATGAATGAATCATCAActtttatatgtgtgtgtgtgtagtactACCTTGGATATTTCTTGTTGGCGGTCGATTGAGGCGAACTGGACGTAATTTGGGGCGCCGAACGGCCGGTCCAGTGAAAGCCCATCGTTGGGTCGGATTggggttgttgctgctgttgttgttgttgttgtattggATGCGTTGCGCTTTGGCAGCAGGTAGGAATTAGACGAAGATGGAGTCCGGCCTGATAATTTACCACCGGCGGTCGATGATGACGCCAGCGGATTCAAAACGATCCGCGCCACCTGGgcgaaaatgataaaatttcaTCCGTGAAaggaatttctttaaaataaagttgttATCAACTAAGCCGCGAAAGTGGATTAGACAAACAAAAGTCTCAACAAACAAGTTGGAGTTGTGTTGGCGCAAGGAAGTTTTTTGGTGTGTTCCACATCTTCCGCCCGCGTGACGGAAGCGCCGACAGCTGGCGCCAGTTCCGACCGAACTTATcgcacctgctgctgctgtttgccGTGTGTGACCTTATTTAGATTCGCGACTCAACTTTCAATCCGACTTGCTGTTGTCTGGAGGGGATTGCCGAATGGAGAAacttgattcaattaaaagaTAACACGCGCTCGCCTCGTTGGACCCTACCCTAGTTCAGTTGAATGTTCCGTCGTCACGGGCGGATCCTGCAGACGTCCATTCAAAATCCCAGGCAGTTTCATTCCAGCCATAAAAGCGGGTCTTATACATTTATGTTTGTAGTTTACACACACTGGGTAGGACCATTTAGAATAGATCCGTTTTGCCGGAGGGAGTTATATGTAGTGTAACCACAGcgtgagtgagagagagagagaacggcgtgtgtgtataataaaaACACGTTGCGATCGTAATATTGATCCTGCTGTACGCAGCACATCATATGCAGACTCTGGAACGCCCCCGGCTTGTACATATGGAATCTCTTATATGTAAATCTCGCTGAGCTGCTATTGTAAAATTCTTCCACTATTTCAATAATGCCGTTCACCATTTTCGTGATACAAGAACCTCGAGTCCCGTGAATTTATCAGCAGCTCGctactttttttccaaaatgaaaatttcaccggaattattttttggatACATCTTTGATAGTAATCGGatgggttttcttttctgtcgtGTTGGTAGACATATCGGGcctggaaagaaaattcccgCGGCCTAATAATAACGTGTCACGACATGCGAGCATATTATAGAGCTATAGCATATATAGATATGTGTGCGCGTTGATATCTTACGGTTTTGTTAAAGAGCCAAGTAAGCCGATGAGTTCCGTTGCTGCGCTGGGCGATGGCGTCGATGGAACTGACGTTGTAGTCGATCCTCTCCCAGTAATCAGTGAAAATGGACGCCGACAAAGCctccaattattttaaaaaaagagaagaaaagagaaaaattgattattgtGTCAAAGGGGAGAAATCACAGTAGTGGATGAGGGATCTCTTTTGTCATGCATGGAAGAGTTGGTGATGCAGTGGTGGGAGATCATTACAGCCGTGCCAAGAAGAGTGAACGCCACGGTGATCATTAAACATCCCAACGTAGGCCGACATCGCTGATGACGGCGACTCGACGACAATTGGCGCTGATGGAGACCGTGACGTTTCAGATGATGAAACGAGTCCAATCCCGACAGAGCGTCCGTTTCACCAGGATCAGACGACTGCTGTGACATGATTGCTCATTGATTTCGCGGCGcctaatttgattgatttagaCTCTGTTGAAACATCAAATCATCATTAGTCGCAATTTAAAATCTCCTTGCGTTAATTCAATTCCAACCGCGAGCTATAATTTTAATGCGATTTTGCCGTTGACACGCTCCTCATCGATTTTTgtctgaacttgaaaaaacaaattgtacaCTGGAGGAGAGACACACAGTCTAAGGAGGTGCTCCTATACCAGATGGGGAGGGGGGTTATATTAGCTAAGCAATATACTATGTacattggaaaaagaaaggcgAGTATCGAGAGAAGAGCCGGAACTGCGCTGGGATAGAGATAAGTAGAGTTCCGGAGCTGGCTAAAAGCTCCTATAGTGATAGCTTCGTATATACAGCTCCTTGTtgcaaaatatatatatcactCTCGCCGCCACCGCTGCCACCGCCTTCGGGGTAAACCCAGTATGCCAGATAGCCTCAAGTCTATTATCTATTCACGAAAGGAAAATGTGTCTAGCCAAATGGAatggactttttttcttgtgtgtgcaGTACACGGCACCAACTCCCCTTGGGTGATGGATTGATGGATCCTCCCGCTTTTGGCCAATGGCAACAGCAGTCTCAGCAATAACcctttgaactttttctcttattactTTGTCTGTTGGCCCGTGCGGGAGTTATCTACTGACCTCACCCAtaaaacataaacaaaaagaaaacgggaatcGAGTTCGGGATTCCGTTTCTTTGACTCACAAATCATGgcattaataataatagcttTGCCAGTTATTTATTGGCGGGTAGAAATCACAATTTCATCCGTGCAAGAGGCCCTTAATAGTTGTCCTCAAGTTGCGGGTGTCGTCGACGACAAAGATGCGCTAATAAACAAAGATATCGGGAGTGGGTGGCGTCTAGACGAAAAGGGAATTAACTGGGCCAATCTCTTTTTGTCCACCAGGAGTCATTCTTCTTACAAAGGCtgtctcctttttcttttgccgagCCTATTGCAGCAAGTTAATCCTTCAAGTGTGAGGGAGCTGGAAAAAGCACTTTGAAAATGTTGCAGCGAGCACACGTCCTGTAACGACCGTCTAGCTCTTATTCTCACTGGTACATGAAAGAGTAAGAAAAGGCTTTCCCGATTCCCAGAAGAATAGACGTcattcttcccccccccccttttttatatacatttttcctttagaggacattgaatttttcacgAGCCATTGTGTATAATAGATTACGTAGGCCTATTTATACACGCGAAGAACAGAAGCTTAACTGATAAAAAACCCCCCGTATTTTTGAGCTACCATCAAAGTTTGATTGGCTGATGGAGGCGTTTACCTGCATATGGACAGAAACGATTTCTGCCGGCCTATATTAACCCGGGTCGATATTACACAACCCAAATGATTTCCGTCGAAATACTATAAACAGAACagagccgaaaaaaaaatgagttataAGTTGTAGAACTTACGTGTGAGCTTAATGGACGATAGATAATGATGAAAAGTTTTTCGCTACGTCGCCTGTTAATGTTGTTGCCAATTGTGTTGGCCGGGCGACAATCATTCCAGCTGttttggacaaaaaaaaaaagagaaaaagtgtcGGGAGTCAGTCGCAGCTGTTGCGCTCGGCTGCTATACAACCCGCCGTCTTGCAGAGGGGACTCGTCGATCCCGGAGCGGCGACGTACGGAGACTGAtgagccaccaccaccaccaccacagagtgtagagatacacacacaaacacagcAGCGCGgggaataaatataataataaagccaagagaaggagagagcCGGAGCCAAAACGATCCGTCGTCGTGCGCAATGTGAAAATCTGAGAGACTCCCGAGCTCTTTCCCGCGATATATAGGTATcctgtttcttccttttttttccccgcaaGAGTCTTTTTCTCTCGGTTCCTTTTTGCTTctgttatataaatatatctatACTGCACACTCATATATATATcgtgaagaaaaaggggaggacAAATGGTGCGCCGACTCGGTTTGTattgcgcgcgcgcgcgcgcgttaGCGGCTGGtggaattgaaaacaaaacaaaaattcgttggattttcttgaacaaaagaaaatgagaacaaaagaattcaactgcagcagcagcaggcaaaCGGCATGTTGCCAAAGTGTGGAGCTAATTTACAATGTCAGCGATGTGGATGAAAAcccgttttttcccccctttatttctttcgatCGATTTATGGCAAAACGATTATCGATTTGCTCGGCCCTTGTATATTCGTTgggaattcaatttattatttaaagtgGGACGCAACCAGagcggtatttttttttcgattaaggaaaaaataaaagagggatAAAACAACATTTGGTATGCGTCATCAACTCCTGCCATCTACCTCGTTCGTGAGTCAACCATTTCCGAAAAGgaagacaaataaatttcaGAACCTCCgcaggaaaagaagaaaaaaggttcctGCTGTCCGATCAACTGGAAAAATCCTTTGACATATCGTTCAAATGCACCGATATAATTATATACGGTAGGGCAAACGATAGAATGTAATCTCTTCACGCGTGACTCAACTTTTTCTCGGTTATTCCACAGCCCCATGCAGCAccgaacaaacaaaaaagtcagtAACTTCTTTTGTCAATTTCGTGCGGGATCGTGTGTGGGAGTCTACACTTTGGCGCATCACAGAAAATCACGGATCGTTCAAGGCTGTTGGCGTCCATCGTTCCGTCGCAAAGGTGAAACCGAAATAGATAGGCGATCCCCTTATGCACGCGTGTTCGTGCGtgtctttattttattgaattttttttttcttttggggtccctttttgtaaatatttttacgaGGTGGATGGCATCTGTTGGTTGATTGcactttgaagaagaaattccggAATACAAGAAAAGTCCTTGGAGCACGTCATCCAGAACTCCGCCTACTTCTTCAACgagcgaaaaaataattccgtcCTCCGCcgagaaatttcatttcaaaaaggtGATGAAGGCGGAATGAAATGCAACCATGAACACAAAACAATTCCGGGCGGATAataagcgaaaaaaagaagaagaaaattctttttaaaaaaaacgtcatAACATTTTTGTGCGTCCTCGGAAGCTTCCCCCCCACCAATGTCAtcattcctcttcttcttcttgttgcttcttcttccgagtTGCCCGGGGGGCGAGAAGAAACTCCAGGTGGAAAGGTAagtcgaaagaagaaagaatgatGAAAGAAGGTGTGCGCTCCCAAgcggaaaaatagaaaagctagaaaaaaagaaagaagaaggttcATATGAATTGTAATTCCGACAGGTAAAATATATAGCCTGCGGGGTGGTGGTGCAGCACACCAGGTAGTACTAGTATATATCTCCAGGCAACTCACggatgggtgggtgggtggggagTGAGGAGGAATGTGGGCGgatagttaaagaaaaaagagccgacAGGCatggaaggagagagaaagaaagaaagaatccccaggtaagaaaaaagaaggtgggGGTGAGCAGGGCATCGAGCCAAACTATTCCTCCAGGCCCCCAGTCGTACAGCAACTCTAAAGCCAGCAGCAAGTGTTTTTCTCAAAGTCTCTGAgatcgtttttaaaaaattatttgggaCAAACTAACTACTAAAAAAGTTTATTCCCATTTAGtttcatcaaaatttttaaatttcgttccAAATAATTCACGTggagaaaacaatttgagCACTAGGGAAATCTTCTTGAAAAGAAGATCTTCTCGTCGAGTGTGTCTACCACCGCCAtcttgttttggttgtttttcgtttgtctGGGAGAGGCTTTGGTAGAAATTTTAGTTGGCcaaaaactctctctctctcttgtctttatctacgaaagaaaattcttgtTAAATAATCAACGAAAAgtatcaaaagaagaagatgcctTGTTCGGCCTACACACTCTCGTTGGCCACGATCGCCGCCGTGATCTCAGTGGCGTTGATCGCCATCGCCTTCTCCACGGATAATTGGAGTCGGATTACCATCGATCGTCTCAAACTCGaggtaaaattatatgtatttatagaaaaatgtttttgtggTTATTTTCTTGTTCGCTTCTTTGACTTTTAACGTCCTTAAACACTGGCGCCATATGGCGTAACACATCGTCCATTTCGGGTGGGGGGCGTTGGCACTTGTAAGGGCTAAAACTACTTtgcttgtttttattcttttgaaatgaaagatGGAGGACGAGCGTGAAGCGTGAAAGATTGATGCTTGATTATTCGCCCAAGTTTCTTTATGATGAAAAGAAGAGGCCCCGCAGTCATTCAAGTTTCTCCATGTGGTGGTGGTAGCcattaaaaaagaacccaaaTGTCACGAACGTGGAAATTGAATTGCAActtttgtctgtctgtgtggAATCTATGTCGAatcattgaaagaaaaaaagagtagtagtttcttttcaaattttaacacatttttccattctttttttatttttgattgattataGCCTCAGGTGACTCGAGGCGACTTGGCGTTGCAAGGTGAACTGGAGAGCAACATTCTGTATTTCTCCAGAACCAAAGGACTCTTCCGGATTTGCTTCGATGACAAGAAAGTCCCTAAAGGAGGTCAgtacctttttaaaaagaaaaataacatttaattctGGTTGGACGAGTCCCCCCTCAAAAATGTTCGTTGCGATTGGATAATCTCAAATTGTAATGGAGGGTGACGGAACGATACAAAATCATGGGGATGccaaacaacaaccgaaaacaGTTCAGCGACCCGTCGACTCTGCCATTAACTTGTGTAAATAATGAAAGTGGCTCGTATAATAGTCTCTCGGTACTTATTACCAAGTATGCgaactctttttattttacaccaCAATTTGTTCCGAAATGCCCTCAACAACTTTGGGAAATAAAAGATCCTCCTAGCTCATCCTGCTGCTGGCGAGGCCGCGCTAATCATTTGACCGAGGGAAAAATGTGGTTAACTTCTTTTGTGTATAGATCAGTATATTTCTAGGTATGTGTCGGGAGGGAAAAAACCCaacttttatgaaaaaatttggGGAAGAATAGGATGTGGTGGGTGGAGtgggagaaaaaaaccttggcggtcttcttcttcctccttaaTATtccggaattcttttttttttccctttccctgagagttgggaaaaaatgtttttttagttcCTGGTCGACACATTTACGGCGTGCATCCAAATGTAGACAACTTGAAACtatttttctggttgttgttgttaaaaacgtatataattttatatttcgtcAGGGTTGATTTGTTGTGTCTGTGTGGAAGAATTCTGGGCTctcttcgttctttttttttattaatcgtatttttatatgaaaagggaaaatatttatttaacagTTTCATGTAACGACATCAAAACGTTTATTCACGTTGATGGGCGGTTGGCCCGGGCCAAGTTCAAGGGCGGACACAACCCCGTGAGTCAAAAAGATGGTTGTAACTGCTGCGggatttctttcattttctctgtcGAATaagttctcttttttgatttgtttgattgaGCGGTTTTTAACCTTCCCTATGGCGACTTTGgctttgaaaaacatttgataaaAGGAGATTCGAGTAAATAACGTGCAAGGTGTCGCAAGTCACGCTGCAACAGATGTTAAAGCCCtaaagtttttaaaagaagatttCGGGTTTCAAAGACTCTCCATACACAATGACACGGTGGAGATCGGTcgtgaaaaagagagatgaaagctgtttttgtttgtttaacaaataaaatttaagatattctttttattttcctacgTACACTTTTACAACAAACTGGGTTACAAGGTTTTCAAAGTAACTGAGCAACCGACCAAATACGCACACGTCTCATCCGGTTCTGTGCGGTGGTTGCAACGAAATGAAGTGCCGCTAAGTTggacttttgtgtgttgtgttctATTCTTTCCAGGTCAGACTCACGGTTGGACATGAAACACcgtaaaacacacacacctacATACACGCAATTGTCggtcgaagaaaaacaaatttgtgtgtCCCATTCTTCCTCTTATTTACCGTGAGACAAGACTAGTCTCTCTACATAGCGGCATACAATTCCaagtggtgtgtgtgtatggatAGATAGCGGGGTGTAACCGAGCATTCGTGACGTTTGGCCGATATTCTTCTATGGCCAGTCCACACAtttgtttcctatttttctacCTAGAGAGATTGGTGGCTATatagtttctctctcttcttttttccctttggttATTATATTTGCAGGTCAGCTAACGgagttttaaaagaaacaaattatatGGCGCAGATAGATGTGTGTGAGTGACCCCCTTTTTCTATGGCTCCACagagtatacacacacacacgtgagATTAAGGACATGTATGGTATGTTGGGCAGTGGGCGTCTGCTGATTtattcgaagaagaaaaatacaaaaaaacaaacaagagaagaCCCTTAGactgggagaagaagaattgacTTTCCTCCTTCCGCACTTTCTCCCCGCCAAATTGGCACCCAGTTCACCTCAATCTTTACAACTGTGAGTGGCAAATGATGTCTTCTCTCGGGTTACAAGAGAAACTGGCTGGGTGGGTGCACtgcagagaaagaaatttaattctagTTCCAAGGATAATGGATGTCTCGAAGGGAAAATTCACAAAAGCAACGGAGAATCTCAAAGGTGTGTATTGTACAACCAataaaaccagaaaaagaagagaattgtGACCTAGTGGAAGTACGAACCTTCTCTATTTCAATTGCGAATAGAAAATTGTCAGTTGATGGGcgaccaaagaagaagaaaagtcacgCTGTAGAATTGAGAGCAAACCGCTGCTTTCTCGACGAAGAAAATGGGTAGTAGTAGTGGAACACGTAAATGACCGGGGAGAGatccttgtttgtttttttttggaatatTTTAAGTGAACTATGAAGTACAGACAGTTGTGTAACTGTGTACAGGTAGCCATTTCTCTTTCcgctctctctcactcttgaaattatatttattttggcgACGGGTCGAATTATTTCTTACTTGTCAAAGCTGGTGTTGTTGTGACGTCAATATCCAGCGTTCCGCATCGGATGCGGGCCACCAACAGGAAACCGTGCCCCCATTTTCTCTTACTTATTCCTTTTGGTGCAAATCCCCCCGTCCACCTGTCTTGTTATTCACGTCATTCCAGAcattcacatttttcatttcgaaatagaaacaaaaataataataattttttgtttctttttgacagTTGAGACGTATCGCTCGCCAGTCGAGACCATCTGCACCAACATCGACTATTACATCCCGGACAATAAGGGAGACACTAAATCCTTTAGCGAAGATGCCATGGCTCGACTTcgtaagttttctttttttctgtttcatcaaaacaactgtttttaatcataataataacaactgtATTTTTGTTCTCTAGATATGGGACGCGCCATGATCGCTCTCTTCATCGTGtccttcttctttgactttgTTGCCTTTTGGACCGGAGTCGTCGGCTGTTGGCGCCGAGGAGCGGGCAACATCACCAGCACGGCCATTCTCATGCTTCTCGCATGTAAATACAtctctcagttttttttcttacttcatttaaaaaccaaattatCATTCCAATCTCGCTTTTGTTCCTCAACCCAAAAAGTTGAGGCTCCGGGGTGTGTGAACTCAATCTCAAATGTCTCTCACTTGCTGCTGTCAAGAATGTGACTAGCGCACACAAATGATCTAGTTGTGTGTCTTTTTCACATCcttaatcaaaaaaatttagttttttgtttaaaatataaccctggaactttttcttcaaagcgaatttgatttgaattttgttttttggggttttgtcTTTCAGGTTTGTTTAGCGCTGGCGGCATGGGTCTCTGGCACGGCGTCGAATTCTACGAGAACGAAAAACTGGTTGGCGAGCGCGAGTTCCTCCGCCCCAAGGTAAAGACattcgaaatgtttttttgttttgtttttcccccttgCGTGTTCCCGTTTTCTCTGCCCTGTCACGTCTCGGCCGTTGCCCATCTCATACGAGACACAAAGCGGGAATAATGTATTCAAACATGGTGGCGGTTTGAATTGTGAACAGGAAaactaaacacaaaaaagtagTCGAATCAACTTTCggaaagagaaacaagaatTTCAAGTCCGTCGGACACTCACGATCGACCTCATTGTGAAGGACCGGTCTCTCTtgttatgttattttttttactcaataACTGTGGAGGATTCGGGGAAAAGGGCTTCCcgttacacacacatacaatttGCCCCCCACACCCTTCGTAAATTGACGTTATTTTCAGAcggggtttttatttattggttcGACCTACAGtcgttgattttctttcacgcTGAAACATATTGGTGAATCCTCTTTTGCAAAACGGTATTATCCTTCCTTATATAATTATAATGATAAGACTAGTcgtaaaaaagggggaaaatgaaCTGAACCGAAGGGGTCCCGCTATATACATCGGGTCACGCTAGTTTGTCTGCGCCCcacaaagaacaaaacaatggGAATAGGCAACTTGATTTGATTCAACCGGGGGTCCCATAATCAACTTTGGTcgggtttattttattattttggtgcGTCCCGTTTTTCCTAATATGGCGCGTATGTGCTCTATATATTCACCGTGACCGCGTGCGACGTGAACTTTACTGTACTGCTCCCACTAACGTGAATTCCGtatctttttctattcattcaGGTCTTGAAGGATGCTTCCAAAATCGACTACGACtggtaacaaataaataaatttgcggacttgaagaaaaatgattattgCAATAATTGTTGCGTTATAACAACAGGTCGTACATGATTGCCTGGATCGGAGTGGGTTTCGCCCTCATCTCGTCGATCCTCTTCTCCTGCGCCGCCATTTGCCTGCGCCGTGAACGTGAAAAGGAGGAGGCCGTCAATATGCAATACCTCATGCCTGGTACGTTTCGTCATTCTTTTCTTAGAATTCTCTGGACTTGCATATATGTACACGACTCTTGCGATGATGActtagaaaacaaatttcacgATCTTATTCCCTCCTTGTGAGCCGAGTTGCTTCGAAAAAACCACTCGAGAAAAGCAACACAACACGAAGGAGTAGATGAGGAAGCTACCGTGAGAAGTCGAGCTGTCACGATCAGAGCAGCATATCCTGTCTGTATCTTTTCGGGTTGGGGGTCCGCTCCCATAGTCTCTTTTGAgataaagatagaaaaaaaaagttggaggATTCGGTCGTGAAGATTTGTTGTGAAGAAAGGCACGCAGACAGTGTCATGTCATTGTTAGTTGTTAGACTTGATCAGGACGCGCCACGTTAACGGACGCCAGATGGAAGACGAGTACAACCCCgtagggaagaagaaaaaaatgttttttcttttcttattttatctttgtagacgcaatttcttttaaaataaaaaaaaaggacgctCCGCTCCCGAGCGTTcaccccacccaccacccacaGTCTCATTGATTCTAATTGATCACGAAGCTCCTAGTGTAATGGCATGGTGAtgttttatgttgttttttctttcttactcTTTCATGTGATTCCCTGCGGCAGTCTATCCTCAAAAGCAGCAGTACGCTTACGGCTATGCTTATCCTGGACCCTACGCCTATGGTTCGCAGTACGGCCCGTACAATTACTGAAAACAACATCACAAACAATCATACAAAAAGGATCATCTAATTGACTTTGAAGACCATTTTTTTCTATGCagcgttttatttttgttttatttttgtcttatttttcaaaccaGCGAATCGACAGTATTTTTAATCCGGACGATGCGCTCCCTGgcggaatttgtttttcgtgtttgtttgatttgtttccatccatccaatttttttacaaaaaaaaaagaaaccagattTTCGTCATAATAAGCAAAAGTATCAACCATGtcgttttttaaagaaataaaataaaaattcccccAACAATTTTCGGTAGTGCGACGATGGGCTTACAATCTGTCGCGCTGGCGGATGTGTGTAAATAAAGGATCCCATTCTCTCTC
This DNA window, taken from Daphnia pulex isolate KAP4 chromosome 2, ASM2113471v1, encodes the following:
- the LOC124188400 gene encoding uncharacterized protein LOC124188400, which encodes MPCSAYTLSLATIAAVISVALIAIAFSTDNWSRITIDRLKLEPQVTRGDLALQGELESNILYFSRTKGLFRICFDDKKVPKGVETYRSPVETICTNIDYYIPDNKGDTKSFSEDAMARLHMGRAMIALFIVSFFFDFVAFWTGVVGCWRRGAGNITSTAILMLLACLFSAGGMGLWHGVEFYENEKLVGEREFLRPKVLKDASKIDYDWSYMIAWIGVGFALISSILFSCAAICLRREREKEEAVNMQYLMPVYPQKQQYAYGYAYPGPYAYGSQYGPYNY
- the LOC124188396 gene encoding uncharacterized protein LOC124188396, with the translated sequence MSQQSSDPGETDALSGLDSFHHLKRHGLHQRQLSSSRRHQRCRPTLGCLMITVAFTLLGTAALSASIFTDYWERIDYNVSSIDAIAQRSNGTHRLTWLFNKTVARIVLNPLASSSTAGGKLSGRTPSSSNSYLLPKRNASNTTTTTTAATTPIRPNDGLSLDRPFGAPNYVQFASIDRQQEISKQRWSGFSHPEDGAFNKSRILSRRNRRHATSNGTHRRKKRAGSTRRRPDSLFYLIPLHGGIWHLCVDLQNDQLRMLQEMGLDRDACTEYLATSGALAASGVENDAFRVTSNYLNHHVQSKMHNLSISCAMVCVILLASAALLGTFGIMKRQISAVLITGVMYILAALFAVFSLVIMHCKRNSRRETGFVDDPLVNPVEYNEARIFSNSWSMLLGWAGSAVIFVASIFWLFLAKVMRYNQLTFFF